The following coding sequences are from one Natrarchaeobaculum sulfurireducens window:
- a CDS encoding cupin domain-containing protein → MGYDTAHKTDPDSVVPEEWGGMWFLKDELETNELGFTILELEPDGKGKEHDETATGQEELYYVVSGEIEVDLTDREETVTLAEDDVLRLDPDEPRQIHNRGDERAKLVLVGAPL, encoded by the coding sequence ATGGGCTACGACACCGCACACAAGACCGACCCCGACTCCGTCGTCCCCGAAGAGTGGGGCGGCATGTGGTTTTTGAAAGACGAACTCGAGACCAACGAACTCGGATTCACGATCCTCGAACTCGAGCCCGACGGGAAGGGGAAAGAACACGACGAGACGGCAACCGGCCAGGAGGAACTTTATTACGTCGTTTCGGGAGAAATCGAGGTCGACCTCACCGACCGCGAGGAAACCGTTACGCTGGCCGAAGACGACGTGCTTCGGCTCGATCCCGACGAACCCCGCCAGATCCACAACCGTGGTGACGAGCGGGCGAAACTCGTGCTCGTCGGGGCGCCGCTGTAA
- the cofG gene encoding 7,8-didemethyl-8-hydroxy-5-deazariboflavin synthase subunit CofG — protein sequence MFPGATTYGVDLEIADESVEDLLSVRPEDVSPPNRLTFARNVFVPLTTACRYTCTYCTYFDPPGQASLLSLEEVREICRRGAEAGCTEALFTFGDDPDDRYTDIHAQLDEWGHDSIHTYLRDACAVAIEEGLLPHSNPGDQTLEEMAEVADLNASMGTMLETTAEVDAHAGPRRKEPGQRLRTIQNAGELDVAFTTGILVGIGERWRDRAESLLAIAELHDRYDHVQEVIVQPVRENDRWAGGSPDLETMRRVTAMARAALPEDVSVQVPPNLVSARDLIDCGVDDLGGVSPVTDDHVNPDYAWPALRELEAIADAVDLPLGERLPVYERFLPADLRTDGFDGVPAAGTTSTADGDTEREWLSRTIREALTADDEAGQRYRQVLESNTR from the coding sequence ATGTTTCCGGGGGCGACGACGTACGGCGTGGACCTCGAGATTGCGGACGAATCCGTCGAGGACCTCCTCTCGGTCCGTCCCGAGGACGTCTCGCCCCCGAACCGGCTCACGTTCGCCCGGAACGTGTTCGTGCCGCTGACGACGGCTTGCCGGTACACCTGCACCTACTGCACCTACTTCGATCCGCCGGGACAGGCCTCGCTGTTGAGCCTCGAGGAAGTCCGCGAGATCTGCCGGCGCGGAGCCGAAGCGGGCTGTACGGAGGCGCTGTTCACGTTCGGCGACGATCCCGACGACCGCTACACCGACATCCACGCCCAACTCGACGAGTGGGGCCACGACTCGATCCACACCTACCTGCGCGACGCCTGTGCGGTCGCCATAGAGGAGGGACTGCTCCCGCACTCGAATCCGGGCGATCAGACGCTCGAGGAGATGGCCGAAGTCGCAGACCTCAACGCCAGCATGGGAACGATGCTCGAGACGACAGCCGAGGTGGACGCCCATGCGGGCCCGCGACGGAAAGAGCCCGGCCAGCGCCTGCGCACGATCCAGAACGCGGGCGAACTCGACGTCGCTTTTACCACGGGCATTCTCGTCGGCATCGGCGAACGCTGGCGCGACCGCGCCGAAAGTCTGCTGGCGATCGCCGAGTTGCACGACCGGTACGACCACGTCCAGGAAGTGATCGTCCAGCCGGTCCGCGAGAACGACCGCTGGGCAGGCGGCTCGCCCGACCTCGAGACGATGCGTCGGGTGACGGCGATGGCTCGCGCCGCATTGCCCGAAGACGTGTCGGTACAGGTGCCACCCAATCTCGTCTCCGCCCGCGACCTGATCGATTGCGGGGTCGACGATCTGGGCGGCGTCTCGCCCGTCACCGACGACCACGTCAACCCCGACTACGCCTGGCCCGCACTGCGCGAACTCGAGGCGATCGCCGACGCGGTCGACCTGCCACTCGGCGAGCGACTCCCGGTCTACGAACGATTCCTTCCTGCCGATCTTCGAACCGACGGATTCGACGGCGTACCGGCCGCCGGAACGACGTCCACAGCCGACGGCGACACCGAACGCGAGTGGCTCTCGCGGACGATCCGCGAGGCGCTCACCGCCGACGACGAGGCCGGCCAGCGGTACCGACAGGTGCTCGAGTCGAACACGCGATAA
- a CDS encoding PGF-pre-PGF domain-containing protein: MTANRVLAVAVVLVIASIAGVVPGGTATPASQSVADTDRYVLEQGDVCQEIEPLESDGTVHSFYDYRNHETHPDTDDNLYSSYGTQHLQEDDTSILMLHEGADGTSLVVVHDRLEGTSAGGVVTFDVVGTPPEADWVVRDDEYDAPTNMAEWRAGDGWLGADWIWADGRTDGGAINGGLDDEFALTIYPAFNEDSPFYGDETLHDPDWHGDGRIDDWQVLSGDLTDPDRTSLSLSEPVTIRTGTCETPSTTYNRADDGIVATVDVTDAVQSSTTSSEPVRFDSVTVADVDPADGPFVLERDTDRPPTPDHREVLSELAFAGDRTDGAATVTFSLDADWLEDEGVDAEEVGLHEADGDEWSDADTEIRSASDGRYQFEATVTSLEGLIVTIPQDDGSSGNDRTDGESGGDGEDRSNETDADRDGESGTDSESETGTFEASLPLFALGVVVVLALGVVLLVHVGWRH; encoded by the coding sequence GTGACGGCGAACCGCGTGCTAGCGGTCGCGGTAGTTCTCGTCATCGCGAGCATCGCTGGCGTCGTCCCCGGCGGCACAGCGACGCCAGCGTCACAGTCGGTTGCGGACACCGACAGGTACGTCCTCGAGCAGGGCGACGTCTGCCAGGAGATCGAGCCGCTCGAGAGCGACGGAACCGTCCACTCGTTTTATGACTACCGCAACCACGAGACCCATCCCGACACCGACGACAACCTCTACAGCTCGTACGGTACACAGCACCTGCAAGAAGACGACACGAGCATTCTGATGCTTCACGAAGGGGCCGACGGGACGAGTCTCGTCGTCGTCCACGACCGACTCGAGGGTACCAGCGCGGGCGGCGTCGTCACGTTCGATGTCGTCGGCACACCGCCGGAGGCAGACTGGGTCGTCAGAGACGACGAGTACGATGCGCCGACGAACATGGCCGAGTGGCGCGCTGGCGACGGCTGGCTCGGTGCTGACTGGATCTGGGCGGACGGCCGCACCGACGGCGGGGCGATCAACGGCGGCCTCGACGACGAGTTCGCGCTAACGATCTACCCGGCGTTCAACGAGGACTCGCCGTTCTACGGCGACGAGACCCTCCACGATCCCGACTGGCACGGTGACGGCCGGATCGACGACTGGCAGGTCCTCTCCGGCGACCTCACCGACCCCGACCGAACGTCGCTCTCACTCTCGGAGCCGGTGACGATCCGAACCGGGACCTGCGAGACACCATCTACGACCTACAATCGAGCCGACGACGGCATCGTCGCCACCGTCGACGTCACCGACGCGGTACAGTCGTCGACGACCTCGAGCGAGCCCGTCCGATTCGACTCGGTCACGGTGGCTGACGTCGACCCCGCCGACGGCCCGTTCGTCCTCGAGCGGGACACCGACCGTCCACCGACGCCGGACCACCGTGAGGTGCTCTCGGAACTCGCGTTCGCAGGTGATCGAACCGATGGCGCGGCAACCGTCACGTTCAGCCTCGACGCCGACTGGCTCGAGGACGAGGGGGTCGACGCCGAAGAGGTCGGCCTCCACGAAGCCGACGGTGACGAGTGGAGCGACGCCGACACCGAAATCCGTTCGGCGTCGGACGGTCGGTACCAGTTCGAGGCGACGGTGACGTCGCTCGAGGGACTGATCGTAACTATACCACAGGACGACGGCTCGAGCGGAAACGACCGGACGGACGGCGAAAGCGGAGGCGACGGGGAAGACCGGTCGAACGAAACCGACGCTGACCGAGACGGCGAGTCAGGTACCGATTCGGAGAGCGAGACAGGGACCTTCGAGGCGTCACTCCCGCTGTTCGCACTCGGAGTCGTCGTCGTGCTCGCCCTCGGTGTGGTCCTGTTGGTACATGTCGGCTGGCGGCACTGA